In Stieleria varia, one genomic interval encodes:
- a CDS encoding AAA family ATPase → MTNNKDADSESPAFEDCFADLMALDLEGHQSKSQRLFAACCRCVEWDLDETKSLRCLGKYNHRRSFGLMLDDDSVRRRLRDAEAKVQRGGRLPAQPLALLPIADLVANHPELRRPVIHGLLRAGETMNVIASPEVGKSWLVTDLKGEQRGISAQLLSCTSPNSGATHG, encoded by the coding sequence GTGACCAACAATAAAGACGCAGACAGCGAATCGCCAGCCTTTGAAGACTGCTTCGCGGATCTGATGGCACTCGACTTGGAAGGCCACCAGAGCAAATCTCAACGATTGTTTGCGGCGTGTTGTCGTTGCGTCGAATGGGACCTGGACGAAACCAAATCTCTGCGGTGCCTGGGCAAGTACAACCATCGCCGTTCGTTCGGTTTGATGCTCGACGACGATTCCGTGCGTCGGCGATTGCGAGACGCTGAGGCGAAGGTCCAGCGCGGCGGCCGGTTGCCAGCCCAACCGCTGGCGTTGTTACCGATCGCGGATTTAGTGGCCAATCATCCCGAACTTCGTCGGCCAGTGATTCATGGGCTATTGAGGGCGGGCGAAACGATGAACGTTATCGCTAGCCCGGAGGTCGGCAAAAGCTGGTTGGTGACCGATCTCAAGGGGGAACAGCGGGGGATATCAGCACAGTTGCTCAGTTGTACAAGTCCGAATTCTGGGGCAACTCATGGATGA
- a CDS encoding YaaC family protein, with translation MSRSPQPGKQATYNHAKVVYSPFEAAPGAQFLLTADPWSFLTAWINQKLAAGPRGPNRTRLERALYYANLAESFYAASRRSSLPAQGTLAYYGILNLVKCFLSIRGVDLETKMEHHGLSLPLGSKQQVQIAAPGGNALNIFHEFSRLLGKPVSGRETVTIKEIAGHLPEIHEMAFTLGHVTGNKRGFLPIDIQFLLTESDSHLFTEVVYEKKQISRVDINRFHRGERKSYFSEGVDRDGCVVHRSAKRKKCNWDSFPRIYRNACAEYAKFDVCSLLTPKGYVYYCDLRSPKLHHLSYSLLMMFYIGTAARYRPSEMRELLETDVRPLISEALAVIPGQMLYHLVSYCTSSNCVVPHATIAR, from the coding sequence ATGAGCCGATCGCCCCAGCCTGGGAAACAAGCCACATACAACCATGCGAAAGTGGTGTATTCACCATTTGAAGCCGCTCCGGGTGCGCAATTTCTTCTTACTGCTGATCCATGGTCATTCCTCACGGCGTGGATAAATCAGAAGCTTGCTGCGGGACCAAGAGGTCCCAATCGAACCCGACTGGAACGAGCGTTATACTACGCGAACCTCGCAGAGTCTTTCTACGCCGCAAGCCGTCGCAGCTCGCTTCCTGCACAAGGTACGCTCGCGTATTACGGCATTCTGAATCTCGTGAAATGCTTTTTATCGATTCGCGGTGTCGACCTAGAAACCAAGATGGAACACCATGGGTTGTCCCTGCCATTAGGGTCGAAACAGCAGGTGCAAATCGCTGCACCAGGTGGCAACGCGTTAAATATTTTTCACGAGTTCTCGCGATTGCTCGGAAAGCCGGTGTCAGGTAGGGAAACCGTAACGATCAAAGAAATCGCAGGCCACTTGCCCGAGATACACGAAATGGCTTTTACGCTTGGGCACGTTACCGGAAACAAACGAGGTTTCCTCCCAATCGATATTCAGTTTCTGTTAACCGAATCGGACTCACACCTTTTTACGGAAGTGGTTTACGAGAAGAAGCAGATTTCTCGCGTTGACATCAACAGGTTCCACAGGGGAGAACGCAAGTCCTACTTCAGCGAAGGAGTTGATCGTGATGGATGTGTCGTGCACCGTTCGGCAAAACGAAAGAAATGCAATTGGGACAGTTTTCCTCGGATATATCGAAACGCATGTGCAGAGTATGCGAAATTTGACGTGTGTTCACTTCTCACTCCCAAAGGATACGTTTACTACTGTGACTTGCGTTCGCCGAAGCTGCATCATCTGTCGTATTCCCTTCTAATGATGTTTTATATTGGAACGGCGGCAAGATATCGTCCTTCTGAGATGCGTGAATTACTGGAAACGGATGTGCGTCCGCTAATTTCAGAAGCCCTTGCTGTGATTCCAGGGCAAATGCTTTATCACTTGGTCAGCTACTGCACATCAAGCAACTGCGTGGTTCCACATGCGACAATCGCCCGCTAA